One genomic segment of Hordeum vulgare subsp. vulgare chromosome 2H, MorexV3_pseudomolecules_assembly, whole genome shotgun sequence includes these proteins:
- the LOC123426198 gene encoding AT-rich interactive domain-containing protein 6-like isoform X1 — translation MRNGEPASGDGQTEAADTVDSVKDSANPESAEADMEVEEQGKDDAMVDADADADAVGSTKDSAVPEEGGAEEVGGEHKGDALVDAAASTVASLAYLGKVEAQGVEEEVEERVGDALVDVSVAHQVKSEAQGNEGAETECEAQGNEVVETKGEAQGNEGAEMKDDTQGNEAAEMDVDKAGNGDEHTEVRVDGDKGSLLKEESDNGGDNKKDANGEDELGSALAGEDENHHLSDKVSNNSFMFDYTRGGDDSGTEEEQAEFIKELDRFYTMKLMEFKPPKFYGEGLNCLKLWRQVTGLGGYDQVTSCKLWRQVGESFKPPKTCTTVSWTFRNFYEKALLEYEKHKIETGEFQVAASTLTERIASDSQVGGSHASGSGRARRESATRAMQGWHSQRLLGNGEIADPVIKDKAAMPVLKKDKNPKSSGPAKRKRTPTLEDEKAMPYKSEKLQNDSTVIDMGPPADWVKINVRRTKDCYEVYALVPGLLREEVHVQSDPAGRLIVTGEPEQLDNPWGVTPFKKVALLVGSYDGLQVAHPDLCSTSSLLLQGSSAVLYVLCID, via the exons ATGCGCAACGGCGAGCCCGCCTCCGGCGATGGCCAGACCGAGGCCGCCGACACCGTCGATTCCGTGAAGGACTCGGCAAATCCCGAAAGCGCGGAGGCGGACATGGAGGTGGAGGAACAGGGGAAGGACGACGCCATGGTGGatgccgacgccgacgccgacgccgttGGTTCTACCAAGGATTCGGCGGTGCCTGAAGAAGGGGGTGCCGAGGAAGTCGGGGGGGAGCACAAGGGCGACGCCCTAGTGGATGCGGCTGCCAGCACCGTTGCGTCCCTTGCCTATTTGGGGAAGGTCGAAGCCCAAGGTGTGGAGGAAGAGGTAGAGGAGCGTGTAGGCGATGCTCTGGTGGATGTTTCTGTGGCTCATCAGGTCAAGAGTGAGGCCCAGGGAAATGAGGGTGCGGAGACGGAGTGCGAGGCCCAGGGAAATGAGGTGGTGGAGACCAAGGGCGAGGCCCAGGGAAACGAGGGGGCTGAGATGAAGGATGACACCCAGGGAAATGAAGCTGCCGAGATGGATGTTGATAAAGCGGGAAATGGAGATGAGCACACAGAGGTCAGGGTGGATGGTGACAAGGGCAGCTTGCTCAAAGAGGAAAGCGACAATGGTGGAGATAATAAGAAGGATGCCAATGGTGAGGATGAGCTAGGGTCGGCACTAGCTGGGGAGGATGAAAACCACCACTTGTCTGACAAGGTCTCAAACAACTCCTTCATGTTTGATTACACTCGTGGGGGCGATGACTCGGGGACGGAGGAGGAGCAGGCTGAGTTTATCAAGGAGCTTGACCGGTTCTACACGATGAAACTAATGGAATTCAAGCCCCCCAAATTTTATGGTGAAGGATTGAATTGCCTCAA GTTGTGGAGACAAGTAACAGGATTGGGTGGCTATGATCAG GTGACATCATGCAAACTGTGGCGTCAAGTGGGAGAGTCATTCAAACCTCCGAA GACATGCACAACCGTTTCATGGACCTTCCGTAACTTCTATGAGAAG GCACTCCTTGAATACGAGAAACACAAAATTGAAACAGGCGAGTTCCAAGTGGCTGCATCTACTTTAACTGAGCGAATTGCTTCTGATAGTCAG GTGGGTGGAAGCCATGCATCAGGATCCGGAAGAGCTAGAAGAGAATCTGCAACTCGTGCCATGCAAGGATGGCATTCACAGCGCTTGCTAGGCAACGGTGAAATTGCTGATCCAGTAATTAAG GATAAAGCGGCTATGCCTGTCTTGAAGAAGGATAAAAATCCGAAAAGCAGTG GTCCGGCCAAGAGGAAAAGGACACCTACCTTGGAAGATGAAAAGGCGATGCCATACAAGTCTGAGAAGCTACA AAATGACTCGACAGTTATTGACATGGGCCCTCCTGCTGATTGGGTGAAGATAAATGTTCGGAGAACT AAAGATTGCTATGAAGTCTATGCATTGGTTCCTGGCCTTCTTCGTGAAGAG GTACATGTTCAGTCAGATCCTGCTGGCCGCTTGATAGTTACAGGAGAGCCTGAACAACTAGATAATCCTTGGGGTGTTACTCCATTCAAGAAG GTTGCCTTGCTGGTGGGATCATATGATGGTTTGCAGGTTGCCCACCCCGATCTTTGTTCGACTAGTTCATTACTGCTTCAAGGCTCTTCAGCGGTGTTGTATGTCCTGTGTATTGATTAA
- the LOC123426198 gene encoding AT-rich interactive domain-containing protein 6-like isoform X3 produces MRNGEPASGDGQTEAADTVDSVKDSANPESAEADMEVEEQGKDDAMVDADADADAVGSTKDSAVPEEGGAEEVGGEHKGDALVDAAASTVASLAYLGKVEAQGVEEEVEERVGDALVDVSVAHQVKSEAQGNEGAETECEAQGNEVVETKGEAQGNEGAEMKDDTQGNEAAEMDVDKAGNGDEHTEVRVDGDKGSLLKEESDNGGDNKKDANGEDELGSALAGEDENHHLSDKVSNNSFMFDYTRGGDDSGTEEEQAEFIKELDRFYTMKLMEFKPPKFYGEGLNCLKLWRQVTGLGGYDQVTSCKLWRQVGESFKPPKTCTTVSWTFRNFYEKALLEYEKHKIETGEFQVAASTLTERIASDSQVGGSHASGSGRARRESATRAMQGWHSQRLLGNGEIADPVIKDKAAMPVLKKDKNPKSSGPAKRKRTPTLEDEKAMPYKNDSTVIDMGPPADWVKINVRRTKDCYEVYALVPGLLREEVHVQSDPAGRLIVTGEPEQLDNPWGVTPFKKVALLVGSYDGLQVAHPDLCSTSSLLLQGSSAVLYVLCID; encoded by the exons ATGCGCAACGGCGAGCCCGCCTCCGGCGATGGCCAGACCGAGGCCGCCGACACCGTCGATTCCGTGAAGGACTCGGCAAATCCCGAAAGCGCGGAGGCGGACATGGAGGTGGAGGAACAGGGGAAGGACGACGCCATGGTGGatgccgacgccgacgccgacgccgttGGTTCTACCAAGGATTCGGCGGTGCCTGAAGAAGGGGGTGCCGAGGAAGTCGGGGGGGAGCACAAGGGCGACGCCCTAGTGGATGCGGCTGCCAGCACCGTTGCGTCCCTTGCCTATTTGGGGAAGGTCGAAGCCCAAGGTGTGGAGGAAGAGGTAGAGGAGCGTGTAGGCGATGCTCTGGTGGATGTTTCTGTGGCTCATCAGGTCAAGAGTGAGGCCCAGGGAAATGAGGGTGCGGAGACGGAGTGCGAGGCCCAGGGAAATGAGGTGGTGGAGACCAAGGGCGAGGCCCAGGGAAACGAGGGGGCTGAGATGAAGGATGACACCCAGGGAAATGAAGCTGCCGAGATGGATGTTGATAAAGCGGGAAATGGAGATGAGCACACAGAGGTCAGGGTGGATGGTGACAAGGGCAGCTTGCTCAAAGAGGAAAGCGACAATGGTGGAGATAATAAGAAGGATGCCAATGGTGAGGATGAGCTAGGGTCGGCACTAGCTGGGGAGGATGAAAACCACCACTTGTCTGACAAGGTCTCAAACAACTCCTTCATGTTTGATTACACTCGTGGGGGCGATGACTCGGGGACGGAGGAGGAGCAGGCTGAGTTTATCAAGGAGCTTGACCGGTTCTACACGATGAAACTAATGGAATTCAAGCCCCCCAAATTTTATGGTGAAGGATTGAATTGCCTCAA GTTGTGGAGACAAGTAACAGGATTGGGTGGCTATGATCAG GTGACATCATGCAAACTGTGGCGTCAAGTGGGAGAGTCATTCAAACCTCCGAA GACATGCACAACCGTTTCATGGACCTTCCGTAACTTCTATGAGAAG GCACTCCTTGAATACGAGAAACACAAAATTGAAACAGGCGAGTTCCAAGTGGCTGCATCTACTTTAACTGAGCGAATTGCTTCTGATAGTCAG GTGGGTGGAAGCCATGCATCAGGATCCGGAAGAGCTAGAAGAGAATCTGCAACTCGTGCCATGCAAGGATGGCATTCACAGCGCTTGCTAGGCAACGGTGAAATTGCTGATCCAGTAATTAAG GATAAAGCGGCTATGCCTGTCTTGAAGAAGGATAAAAATCCGAAAAGCAGTG GTCCGGCCAAGAGGAAAAGGACACCTACCTTGGAAGATGAAAAGGCGATGCCATACAA AAATGACTCGACAGTTATTGACATGGGCCCTCCTGCTGATTGGGTGAAGATAAATGTTCGGAGAACT AAAGATTGCTATGAAGTCTATGCATTGGTTCCTGGCCTTCTTCGTGAAGAG GTACATGTTCAGTCAGATCCTGCTGGCCGCTTGATAGTTACAGGAGAGCCTGAACAACTAGATAATCCTTGGGGTGTTACTCCATTCAAGAAG GTTGCCTTGCTGGTGGGATCATATGATGGTTTGCAGGTTGCCCACCCCGATCTTTGTTCGACTAGTTCATTACTGCTTCAAGGCTCTTCAGCGGTGTTGTATGTCCTGTGTATTGATTAA
- the LOC123426198 gene encoding AT-rich interactive domain-containing protein 6-like isoform X2, producing MRNGEPASGDGQTEAADTVDSVKDSANPESAEADMEVEEQGKDDAMVDADADADAVGSTKDSAVPEEGGAEEVGGEHKGDALVDAAASTVASLAYLGKVEAQGVEEEVEERVGDALVDVSVAHQVKSEAQGNEGAETECEAQGNEVVETKGEAQGNEGAEMKDDTQGNEAAEMDVDKAGNGDEHTEVRVDGDKGSLLKEESDNGGDNKKDANGEDELGSALAGEDENHHLSDKVSNNSFMFDYTRGGDDSGTEEEQAEFIKELDRFYTMKLMEFKPPKFYGEGLNCLKLWRQVTGLGGYDQVTSCKLWRQVGESFKPPKTCTTVSWTFRNFYEKALLEYEKHKIETGEFQVAASTLTERIASDSQVGGSHASGSGRARRESATRAMQGWHSQRLLGNGEIADPVIKDKAAMPVLKKDKNPKSSGPAKRKRTPTLEDEKAMPYKSEKLQNDSTVIDMGPPADWVKINVRRTKDCYEVYALVPGLLREEVHVQSDPAGRLIVTGEPEQLDNPWGVTPFKKVISLPSRIDPHQTSAVVTLHGQLFVRAPFEQSKS from the exons ATGCGCAACGGCGAGCCCGCCTCCGGCGATGGCCAGACCGAGGCCGCCGACACCGTCGATTCCGTGAAGGACTCGGCAAATCCCGAAAGCGCGGAGGCGGACATGGAGGTGGAGGAACAGGGGAAGGACGACGCCATGGTGGatgccgacgccgacgccgacgccgttGGTTCTACCAAGGATTCGGCGGTGCCTGAAGAAGGGGGTGCCGAGGAAGTCGGGGGGGAGCACAAGGGCGACGCCCTAGTGGATGCGGCTGCCAGCACCGTTGCGTCCCTTGCCTATTTGGGGAAGGTCGAAGCCCAAGGTGTGGAGGAAGAGGTAGAGGAGCGTGTAGGCGATGCTCTGGTGGATGTTTCTGTGGCTCATCAGGTCAAGAGTGAGGCCCAGGGAAATGAGGGTGCGGAGACGGAGTGCGAGGCCCAGGGAAATGAGGTGGTGGAGACCAAGGGCGAGGCCCAGGGAAACGAGGGGGCTGAGATGAAGGATGACACCCAGGGAAATGAAGCTGCCGAGATGGATGTTGATAAAGCGGGAAATGGAGATGAGCACACAGAGGTCAGGGTGGATGGTGACAAGGGCAGCTTGCTCAAAGAGGAAAGCGACAATGGTGGAGATAATAAGAAGGATGCCAATGGTGAGGATGAGCTAGGGTCGGCACTAGCTGGGGAGGATGAAAACCACCACTTGTCTGACAAGGTCTCAAACAACTCCTTCATGTTTGATTACACTCGTGGGGGCGATGACTCGGGGACGGAGGAGGAGCAGGCTGAGTTTATCAAGGAGCTTGACCGGTTCTACACGATGAAACTAATGGAATTCAAGCCCCCCAAATTTTATGGTGAAGGATTGAATTGCCTCAA GTTGTGGAGACAAGTAACAGGATTGGGTGGCTATGATCAG GTGACATCATGCAAACTGTGGCGTCAAGTGGGAGAGTCATTCAAACCTCCGAA GACATGCACAACCGTTTCATGGACCTTCCGTAACTTCTATGAGAAG GCACTCCTTGAATACGAGAAACACAAAATTGAAACAGGCGAGTTCCAAGTGGCTGCATCTACTTTAACTGAGCGAATTGCTTCTGATAGTCAG GTGGGTGGAAGCCATGCATCAGGATCCGGAAGAGCTAGAAGAGAATCTGCAACTCGTGCCATGCAAGGATGGCATTCACAGCGCTTGCTAGGCAACGGTGAAATTGCTGATCCAGTAATTAAG GATAAAGCGGCTATGCCTGTCTTGAAGAAGGATAAAAATCCGAAAAGCAGTG GTCCGGCCAAGAGGAAAAGGACACCTACCTTGGAAGATGAAAAGGCGATGCCATACAAGTCTGAGAAGCTACA AAATGACTCGACAGTTATTGACATGGGCCCTCCTGCTGATTGGGTGAAGATAAATGTTCGGAGAACT AAAGATTGCTATGAAGTCTATGCATTGGTTCCTGGCCTTCTTCGTGAAGAG GTACATGTTCAGTCAGATCCTGCTGGCCGCTTGATAGTTACAGGAGAGCCTGAACAACTAGATAATCCTTGGGGTGTTACTCCATTCAAGAAG GTCATTAGTTTGCCCTCCCGCATTGATCCTCATCAAACCTCAGCAGTTGTCACTCTCCATGGGCAATTATTTGTTCGTGCACCATTTGAGCAGTCAAAATCATGA